The genomic stretch CTTCTGGCTTTCTTTGACGGTGCCGACGTCCATTTCGGCGACGGCGGCGTTGATTTGCATTTTCGTGAGGTCGTTGGCGATGGTGAAGAGCACGGGGGCGCTCATGCTGGCGGCGACGGTCTGGCCGACGTCAACGTCACGGGTGATGACGGTGCCATCGATGGGGGAGTAGATCGTGCAACGGTCGAGGTCGACTTTCGCTTTGAGGAGGTTGGCGGTGCGGATTTTGAGCTGGGCTTCGGCGCGGGCGAGTTCGGCAATGGCGCTGTCGAGGTCGGCCTGGGAGGAGGCGGCACGTTCGAAGAGTTCCTGTTTGCGTTTGGCGGTTTGTTTGGCGAGTTCGAGGCTGGCACTGGCGTTGGCGACTTCGCCTTCCTGCTGGGCGACGACGGCCTGGTAGACGGCGGGGTCGAGCTGGGCGACGACTTGTCCGGCTTTAACGTCGCTGTTGAAGTCGGCAAAGAGTTCTTTGATGTTGCCGGAGATCTGACTGCCAACCTGGACGTTGATGACGGGGTTGAGGATGCCGGTGGCGGTGACGTGTTTGGTGATGGTGTCGCGCTCGACGATGGAAGTGACGTAGCGAATTTCCTGTTCCTCCTGCTGCTTTTGGTAATACCACCAGCCGCCACCAGCGGCGGAGGCGGTGAGGAGGGCGAGGATGATGAAGGTTTTCATGAAAGGATGAAGGATGAAGGATGAGGGATGAAGGCCGGAGGGCAGAACGGGGAAGATTGATGAATTTGGATCGGACTTTCAGCCCTCAGATCATCGTGGATCGCAGTCCTGGGGCGCTGCCCCAGGCTGTCGTGAGGACGCGCCTTTGGCGCTCTGAAATGAAGTCGTGACTTCGGCGCTCTGGAAATTCGCAACATGGTGGAACTAAGGAGTGGGCGATTGAACCT from Phragmitibacter flavus encodes the following:
- a CDS encoding efflux RND transporter periplasmic adaptor subunit, producing MKTFIILALLTASAAGGGWWYYQKQQEEQEIRYVTSIVERDTITKHVTATGILNPVINVQVGSQISGNIKELFADFNSDVKAGQVVAQLDPAVYQAVVAQQEGEVANASASLELAKQTAKRKQELFERAASSQADLDSAIAELARAEAQLKIRTANLLKAKVDLDRCTIYSPIDGTVITRDVDVGQTVAASMSAPVLFTIANDLTKMQINAAVAEMDVGTVKESQKVDFTVDAFPFDTFKGQVTQVRNAATTVSNVVTYDVIITVDNSELKLKPGMTADVKIIVAESTDALRVPNAALRYRPPAPPSESKDEKPGEARGPRGPRGGSEAPKQAVPERTVYLLQNNLPVAQSVKIGIEDGIGTEVIEGLTEGAEVITGHTGGPTRSLADQPNPFSGGGMRRRM